In a genomic window of Gloeothece verrucosa PCC 7822:
- a CDS encoding mechanosensitive ion channel family protein, which produces MSIEISKAWNQIQDMINNFIALLPNLLLEFIVFLVFFLIGRVVKRGVKRLTRHRRQARNLALVLGRLAQGIIILVGLFIALSIVIPSFKAGDLVQLLGISGVAIGFAFRDILQNFLAGILILLTEPFQINDQIIFKDFEGTVENIETRATTIRTYDGRRIVIPNSELFTNSVLVNTAFENRRLEYDIGIGYGDDIEGAKQLILEAIRSTEGVLSDPAPDVLVVDLAASTVNIRARWWIQPPRRSDALDLRDKVLTAIKNKLTANGVDLPFPTQQILFHDQTEETDGDRSRQREGWPAGKNQVPMPRYQALLNKQSNSHAVDNNNKRGH; this is translated from the coding sequence ATGAGTATAGAAATATCAAAAGCGTGGAATCAAATCCAAGATATGATTAATAATTTCATAGCTCTGCTGCCTAATTTACTTCTAGAATTTATTGTTTTTCTCGTCTTTTTTTTAATAGGAAGAGTCGTTAAAAGGGGAGTCAAGCGATTAACCCGCCATCGTCGTCAAGCTCGAAATTTAGCGTTAGTTTTAGGGCGCTTGGCACAGGGAATTATTATTTTAGTCGGTTTATTTATTGCCCTATCTATAGTTATTCCTTCCTTTAAAGCGGGTGATTTAGTACAACTGCTTGGCATTAGTGGAGTAGCGATCGGATTTGCTTTTCGAGATATTCTTCAAAATTTTTTGGCAGGAATTTTAATTTTACTCACTGAACCTTTTCAAATTAACGATCAAATTATTTTTAAAGACTTTGAAGGCACAGTTGAAAATATAGAAACACGGGCAACAACCATTCGGACTTATGATGGTCGTCGCATCGTTATTCCCAATTCTGAATTATTTACTAATTCGGTTTTAGTCAATACGGCTTTTGAAAACCGTCGTTTAGAGTATGATATTGGGATAGGTTATGGAGATGATATTGAGGGCGCAAAACAATTAATTTTAGAAGCTATCCGCTCTACAGAAGGGGTTTTAAGCGATCCAGCCCCGGATGTTCTTGTCGTAGATTTAGCGGCTAGTACCGTTAATATTCGTGCCCGTTGGTGGATTCAACCCCCTCGCCGTTCTGATGCTTTAGACTTAAGAGATAAAGTATTAACTGCTATTAAAAATAAGCTTACGGCTAACGGCGTTGATTTGCCTTTTCCTACTCAGCAAATTCTATTTCATGATCAAACTGAAGAAACCGATGGTGATCGCTCTCGTCAACGAGAAGGCTGGCCAGCCGGCAAAAATCAAGTTCCCATGCCTCGTTATCAAGCTTTGCTCAATAAACAATCTAATTCTCACGCAGTAGATAATAATAATAAACGTGGGCATTAG
- a CDS encoding potassium channel family protein: MNPINFPHKNTLERERHEILQQLEEWLDVPMLILSFIWLILFVAELIWGLTPFLDVLETAIWVLFGLNFALEFIIAPRKLAYLKQNWLTAFSLALPAIRLLRFVRYLQLLKSVHSVRGLKLIRLILRTNRGMRSLSGSFQRRGFGYVLGLTTLVIFLGAAGMYAFEGDVPNTGLSNFGTALWWTAMIMTTMGSDYFPKTPEGRLLCWFLALYAFAVFGYVSATLATFFIGRIGEQNYDYGKTTTEC, encoded by the coding sequence ATGAATCCTATAAATTTTCCTCACAAAAATACTCTGGAACGCGAACGACATGAAATTTTGCAACAGCTTGAAGAATGGCTTGATGTTCCCATGCTAATTCTTAGCTTTATTTGGCTGATTTTGTTTGTTGCTGAACTAATTTGGGGTCTTACGCCTTTTCTAGATGTTTTAGAAACGGCAATTTGGGTGCTTTTTGGACTAAACTTTGCTTTAGAATTTATCATTGCTCCTCGCAAATTAGCCTATCTTAAACAAAATTGGTTAACGGCTTTTTCTTTAGCTCTGCCTGCCATACGTTTATTGCGCTTCGTGCGCTATTTACAACTTTTAAAGAGCGTTCACAGTGTACGCGGTTTGAAATTAATACGATTGATCTTGCGAACTAATCGAGGAATGCGATCTCTGTCCGGTAGTTTTCAAAGGCGGGGTTTTGGTTATGTCCTTGGATTAACCACTTTAGTGATCTTTTTGGGAGCAGCCGGAATGTATGCTTTTGAAGGGGATGTTCCTAATACCGGCTTATCCAATTTCGGCACAGCTTTATGGTGGACAGCAATGATTATGACGACAATGGGTTCAGATTATTTCCCAAAAACTCCCGAAGGTCGTCTTTTATGTTGGTTTTTGGCTCTTTATGCTTTCGCTGTTTTTGGTTATGTAAGTGCTACCCTGGCTACATTTTTTATTGGTAGAATTGGAGAACAAAATTATGATTATGGAAAGACCACCACTGAATGCTAA
- a CDS encoding class I SAM-dependent methyltransferase, whose amino-acid sequence MENVYFLPNTLHFLSKNLQATLQKSFETCLAEADIKINGDRPWDIQVHDPKFYTQIFFLGSLGLGESYLEGWWYCPQLDVLFTKLLRNRVQEKIRTYNFWGQWEILKTAWFNLQTITRSFQVGRHHYNLDKNIYEKMLDSRLTYSCGYWRNATTLEEAQEAKLDLICRKLKLEKGMTLLDVGCGWGSLIKYMEWLNTKIILVM is encoded by the coding sequence ATGGAGAATGTTTACTTTTTACCCAATACCTTACATTTTTTGTCAAAAAACTTACAAGCCACATTACAGAAATCCTTTGAGACTTGTTTAGCAGAAGCTGATATTAAGATTAATGGTGATCGTCCTTGGGACATTCAAGTTCATGACCCTAAATTTTATACTCAAATTTTTTTCCTAGGGTCTTTAGGTTTAGGGGAATCTTATCTAGAAGGATGGTGGTATTGCCCTCAATTAGATGTTTTGTTTACTAAACTTTTAAGAAATCGTGTACAGGAAAAAATCAGGACCTATAATTTTTGGGGTCAGTGGGAAATTCTCAAAACCGCTTGGTTTAATTTACAAACAATAACCAGAAGTTTTCAAGTTGGTCGCCATCATTATAATTTAGACAAAAATATCTATGAAAAGATGTTAGATTCCCGCTTGACTTATAGCTGTGGTTATTGGCGAAATGCTACGACTTTAGAAGAAGCACAAGAAGCAAAACTTGACCTTATTTGTCGAAAATTGAAATTAGAAAAAGGAATGACTCTTCTCGATGTTGGTTGTGGATGGGGAAGCTTAATAAAATATATGGAATGGCTGAACACAAAAATTATATTAGTGATGTAG
- a CDS encoding four-helix bundle copper-binding protein — translation MPEQQHQSILDAAIHCARECEHCGDACIGQMPECAKLCRDCAQMCWTIAAYISRDSRFIPHIVNSCLNICQACADECSKHDNEHCQKCAQACRRAASEYQKVASLAGVA, via the coding sequence ATGCCTGAGCAACAACATCAGTCAATTCTAGATGCGGCTATCCATTGTGCCAGAGAATGCGAACATTGTGGAGATGCTTGCATAGGTCAGATGCCTGAATGCGCCAAACTTTGTCGGGACTGCGCTCAAATGTGTTGGACGATTGCTGCCTATATTAGCCGAGATTCTCGATTTATCCCTCATATCGTAAATTCTTGCCTTAACATTTGTCAGGCCTGTGCGGATGAATGTTCTAAACATGATAACGAACACTGTCAAAAATGCGCTCAAGCTTGTCGTCGTGCAGCTAGTGAATATCAAAAAGTCGCTAGTTTAGCAGGGGTCGCCTAA
- a CDS encoding DUF2795 domain-containing protein, which yields MAISAVDLSKHLKGVDLPASKQDLIDYANSQNVSQELKDILSQMPEREYQNMADVEKAFGEVK from the coding sequence ATGGCTATCTCGGCTGTTGACCTTTCTAAGCATTTAAAAGGTGTTGATTTGCCCGCTTCTAAGCAAGACCTCATCGATTATGCCAATAGTCAAAATGTTAGTCAAGAATTAAAAGATATTCTTTCTCAAATGCCTGAGCGTGAATATCAAAATATGGCAGATGTAGAGAAAGCATTTGGAGAAGTTAAATAA
- a CDS encoding tetratricopeptide repeat protein, with translation MNILKYIPITLAFLAAFTSYPVNAQQSGTSSRPQPVPPSGNYPTAPSIPQSNNSTTVPQSAYAEFMRLGYAAMQRKDYSLAAQYFRQALYYVPSDRAATIAYWNARDEITKQDNNVSQQETNYDRYMRIAYDATEKADYQTALINFQRALEERPNDYYATQGMRNVNTYINRGEGSSNAQLNTEPTFYIGESAYDRYMRLGYAAQQRKDYTTAANYFRSALYERPNDRLATVAFWNVQDVLKNGKQENRATQGESDYDRYMRLGYDATERGDYPSALTYFRQALSVRPNDEYAIRAIRNVTAYEQNARGTGEANNNQ, from the coding sequence ATGAATATTTTAAAATATATCCCAATAACTTTAGCATTTTTAGCCGCGTTTACATCTTACCCCGTTAATGCACAGCAGTCGGGAACAAGTTCCCGACCCCAGCCAGTTCCCCCGTCGGGTAATTATCCTACTGCTCCTTCTATTCCCCAATCAAATAATTCAACAACTGTACCTCAATCGGCCTATGCCGAATTTATGAGATTAGGTTATGCCGCGATGCAAAGAAAAGATTATTCTCTGGCTGCCCAGTATTTTAGACAAGCACTGTATTATGTGCCTTCAGATAGAGCCGCTACTATCGCTTATTGGAATGCTAGAGATGAAATTACCAAGCAGGACAATAATGTTTCCCAACAAGAAACTAATTACGATCGCTACATGAGAATTGCTTACGATGCCACAGAAAAAGCCGATTACCAAACAGCACTGATTAATTTTCAACGGGCACTCGAAGAACGTCCCAATGATTATTATGCGACTCAAGGAATGCGTAATGTCAACACCTATATTAATCGTGGTGAAGGAAGCTCTAACGCTCAACTTAATACCGAGCCAACTTTTTATATCGGTGAATCAGCCTATGATCGATATATGCGTTTAGGATACGCGGCTCAACAACGAAAAGACTATACTACCGCAGCTAATTATTTTCGCAGCGCCCTTTATGAACGTCCTAATGATCGTCTAGCGACTGTGGCTTTCTGGAATGTTCAAGATGTGCTAAAAAATGGAAAACAAGAAAATCGGGCTACACAAGGAGAGTCGGATTATGATCGCTATATGAGACTAGGATACGATGCCACTGAGCGAGGAGACTATCCTAGTGCTTTAACTTATTTTCGTCAAGCTTTATCAGTGCGGCCAAATGATGAGTATGCAATTCGTGCTATTCGTAATGTAACTGCCTACGAGCAGAATGCTAGAGGAACAGGTGAAGCCAACAATAATCAATGA
- a CDS encoding glycoside hydrolase family 31 protein produces MSNISKTSQSPEKCLKAESSFQGGYFQFKQLELEIKFLAADLVQIDWKYPVPPVPYGIIAQDWPMVETTFEQRQNEWIISSSKLKVLVSQEGSITFYTTDGQLLREELPPQRQGQQWLHQAKLQLEEHIYGLGERAAPLNLRTSPNTDEPPRSYQMWNYDMGGRYGPGADPLYLCIPLYLGLHAQGSYLIFYENPYRATFSFKDVARAEFEGGALRYYVASGEPAQLLKRYTELTGRPVLPPYWAFGYHQSRWGYETEEVIRSVAQGFITHNLPLSAIHLDIDCQNGFRAFTIDPDRFPKLANFSQELKERGVRLVTIINPGVKAERNRKLFEEGIAQDIFCKGEDGKLILAPVWPGMCAFPDFTNPQARHWWSRQYEYLLDLGIAGFWHDMNEPGVFTLWGDATLPTVTQHAMEGRGGDHREAHNVYGLLQAQAGYEALRNYQPELRPFIVSRAGWAGLQRYAWTWTGDIDITWQALAQTIPTVLNMGLSGIPYTGPDIGGFKGDPTAELYLRWFQMASFLPFCRTHSANNAKPRTPWSYGEPTLSIVRKFLKLRYSLLPYFYTLAWEANQTGYPLIRPLFWLDNEDRRLWDVEDSFLVGNALMVCPILKPEKRSRRVLVPKGHWYHFWDDQVLEGKCEIELDAPLEQIPLLVRAGSILPMETGQRLILHIYPLIEGYSQGYLYSDAKDGYGDWRLDTFTLAREEEGLELIRSEQGNYDFPYSEIELYLHGMKLQQVWVDGEEITDFSPEKLVCCLFNKVRLIVELMIVDS; encoded by the coding sequence ATATCAAATATCTCAAAAACATCCCAAAGTCCTGAAAAATGTCTCAAGGCAGAATCAAGTTTTCAAGGTGGATATTTCCAATTTAAGCAATTAGAACTAGAAATAAAATTTTTAGCGGCTGATTTAGTTCAAATCGATTGGAAATACCCAGTTCCGCCCGTTCCTTATGGAATTATTGCTCAAGATTGGCCAATGGTAGAGACAACTTTTGAGCAAAGACAAAATGAGTGGATTATTTCCAGTTCTAAATTAAAAGTTTTAGTGAGTCAAGAAGGTAGCATAACTTTTTACACAACTGATGGACAACTCTTACGAGAAGAATTGCCGCCTCAGCGCCAAGGACAACAGTGGTTGCATCAAGCCAAATTGCAATTAGAAGAACATATTTATGGGTTAGGAGAAAGAGCCGCTCCCCTCAATCTTCGGACTTCTCCTAATACAGATGAACCGCCAAGATCTTATCAAATGTGGAATTATGACATGGGTGGAAGATATGGTCCCGGCGCAGATCCTCTTTATCTTTGCATTCCCCTCTATTTAGGACTTCATGCTCAAGGCAGTTATTTGATTTTTTATGAGAATCCCTATCGTGCCACCTTTAGCTTTAAAGATGTTGCTCGTGCTGAATTTGAAGGGGGTGCATTACGGTATTATGTGGCAAGTGGCGAACCCGCTCAGTTACTTAAACGATATACTGAGTTAACGGGTCGTCCTGTCTTGCCTCCCTATTGGGCGTTTGGATATCATCAGTCTCGCTGGGGATATGAAACCGAGGAGGTAATTCGCTCTGTAGCCCAAGGATTTATAACTCATAACCTACCGTTGAGTGCTATTCATTTAGATATTGACTGTCAAAACGGTTTCAGAGCCTTTACGATCGATCCTGATCGCTTTCCTAAGTTAGCAAATTTTTCCCAAGAACTCAAAGAGCGAGGGGTGCGACTGGTGACTATTATCAACCCCGGAGTTAAAGCCGAGCGCAATCGTAAACTATTTGAGGAAGGAATAGCGCAGGATATTTTCTGTAAAGGGGAAGATGGTAAGCTGATCCTAGCTCCCGTATGGCCGGGAATGTGTGCCTTTCCCGATTTTACTAACCCTCAAGCCCGGCATTGGTGGAGTAGGCAATATGAATATTTACTCGATTTAGGAATAGCGGGTTTTTGGCATGATATGAATGAGCCGGGGGTATTCACCTTGTGGGGGGATGCTACTTTACCTACTGTAACCCAACACGCTATGGAAGGCCGAGGAGGCGATCACCGGGAAGCTCACAATGTTTATGGTTTACTGCAAGCACAAGCGGGTTATGAAGCTTTACGAAATTATCAACCGGAACTGCGTCCTTTTATTGTTTCACGCGCCGGTTGGGCAGGATTACAACGTTATGCTTGGACTTGGACGGGAGATATTGACATCACTTGGCAAGCTTTAGCACAAACTATCCCTACAGTTTTAAATATGGGACTATCAGGAATTCCCTACACCGGGCCTGATATCGGTGGTTTTAAGGGAGATCCTACAGCAGAATTGTATTTACGCTGGTTTCAAATGGCTTCGTTTTTGCCTTTTTGTCGCACCCACTCCGCCAATAACGCTAAACCTCGCACCCCTTGGAGTTACGGAGAACCCACATTAAGCATTGTTAGAAAGTTTTTGAAATTACGTTATAGTCTTCTACCTTACTTTTATACTTTAGCTTGGGAAGCTAATCAGACGGGATATCCTCTCATACGTCCTCTTTTTTGGTTAGATAATGAGGATCGAAGACTTTGGGATGTGGAAGATAGCTTTTTAGTGGGTAATGCTTTAATGGTTTGTCCGATTTTAAAACCCGAAAAGCGATCGCGTCGTGTATTGGTTCCTAAAGGACATTGGTATCATTTTTGGGATGATCAAGTGTTAGAAGGTAAATGTGAAATTGAATTAGATGCACCTTTAGAACAAATCCCTTTATTGGTTCGTGCTGGCAGTATTTTGCCAATGGAAACAGGACAACGACTAATTTTGCACATTTACCCTCTTATTGAAGGATACAGTCAAGGTTACTTATATAGTGATGCCAAAGACGGTTATGGAGATTGGCGGTTAGATACATTTACATTAGCGCGAGAAGAGGAAGGCTTAGAATTAATTCGTTCAGAACAAGGAAACTATGATTTTCCCTATTCAGAAATTGAACTTTATTTACATGGGATGAAACTTCAACAGGTTTGGGTTGATGGTGAGGAAATAACTGACTTTTCTCCTGAAAAATTAGTTTGCTGTCTTTTTAATAAAGTTCGTTTAATTGTTGAACTAATGATTGTTGACTCTTAA
- a CDS encoding BON domain-containing protein — protein MNKFTLLILSSFLIIGAVGCSNVARTSRDAPTTLDGSVQNPQDVRETREDAESKIRQAQLNADIRAREERNQWSDNELERTDADLQSEVRAKLEANIPRGQLTVKAEDGVVTIVGVVPNQKEYQTIEPLAKEIKGVKAVNVNVEVVPPTPTKR, from the coding sequence ATGAATAAATTTACGCTATTAATACTCAGTAGTTTCTTAATCATCGGGGCTGTTGGATGTAGTAATGTCGCTAGAACTAGCAGAGATGCACCCACCACTTTAGATGGTTCTGTACAAAATCCCCAGGACGTTCGAGAAACAAGAGAAGACGCAGAAAGTAAGATTCGCCAAGCGCAACTTAATGCCGATATTCGGGCACGAGAAGAACGGAATCAATGGTCAGACAATGAGCTAGAAAGAACCGATGCTGATCTACAAAGCGAAGTCCGCGCTAAATTAGAGGCAAACATTCCTCGTGGCCAGCTAACAGTTAAGGCCGAAGATGGGGTTGTTACAATAGTAGGTGTAGTTCCCAATCAAAAAGAATATCAAACTATTGAGCCATTGGCAAAAGAAATTAAAGGAGTTAAAGCCGTTAATGTTAATGTTGAGGTTGTCCCTCCTACTCCTACTAAAAGATAA
- a CDS encoding TIGR00341 family protein, with protein sequence MRQLLVQVPLGQGKKVLEIAQAHEGSNLSQFEAMSPNGLIDEVIVHLSNRKIEDFLKALDDIADVHITLTPQGVMALKPPSSQAAEEVKEVQELSPIEIFLEGLQSVGSWRGFLGYAAMAGIVVWIGLLTNKSYLLVAAMLIAPFAGPAMNAALATARGDWQLLRRSLLRYFVALGVTIAVCALLSWIFRQQIATAQMISISEISEVAVLLPLAAGTAGALNLVQSKRSSLVSGAATGMLVAASLAPPAGLIGIGSVLGRWDMTKSGLFLLLLQLVGINLSGAIIFRMYGLSARGARYKRGKKSVTIVTLIITTVILVSLIIFQFRDSPTLQRATRSQRATATIHQVIEKSQEVDLVEANVRFTRANIPNQDTLLAVVYVQPHTNLVQSKEQLQTELTQKIQNQLQQQFKATPLVNLTILEPPVSQP encoded by the coding sequence ATGCGTCAACTGCTAGTTCAAGTGCCATTAGGACAAGGAAAAAAAGTTTTAGAAATTGCTCAAGCTCATGAGGGAAGTAATCTAAGCCAGTTTGAGGCAATGAGTCCTAATGGTCTTATTGATGAGGTAATTGTTCATTTATCCAATCGAAAAATAGAAGATTTTTTAAAGGCATTAGATGATATTGCTGATGTGCATATAACCTTAACTCCCCAAGGAGTAATGGCACTAAAACCCCCGTCTTCTCAAGCCGCAGAGGAAGTCAAAGAAGTTCAAGAACTCAGTCCTATTGAAATTTTTTTAGAAGGGTTACAAAGTGTTGGAAGTTGGCGAGGATTTCTTGGATATGCAGCCATGGCGGGAATTGTGGTTTGGATTGGATTATTAACCAATAAAAGTTATTTGTTGGTAGCGGCTATGCTGATTGCACCCTTCGCAGGTCCAGCCATGAATGCAGCCCTAGCCACCGCACGGGGAGACTGGCAATTACTACGCCGGAGTTTATTGCGTTATTTTGTGGCTTTGGGAGTAACAATAGCTGTATGTGCCTTACTCAGTTGGATTTTCCGCCAGCAAATTGCTACCGCTCAAATGATTTCTATTAGTGAAATTTCTGAAGTAGCGGTGCTACTTCCCTTAGCCGCAGGAACAGCAGGGGCACTTAATTTAGTACAATCAAAGCGAAGTAGTTTAGTATCAGGTGCGGCTACAGGAATGTTAGTGGCTGCCTCTTTAGCACCGCCTGCGGGTTTAATTGGAATAGGTAGCGTTCTTGGACGATGGGATATGACTAAAAGTGGTCTATTTCTTTTATTGCTACAACTGGTAGGAATTAATTTATCAGGTGCAATTATATTTCGTATGTATGGTTTATCTGCTCGTGGGGCACGCTATAAGCGAGGAAAAAAATCTGTTACTATTGTTACTTTGATAATTACCACAGTAATACTGGTGAGTTTGATTATTTTTCAGTTTAGAGATTCTCCGACTTTACAAAGAGCAACTCGCTCTCAAAGAGCAACAGCTACTATTCATCAAGTTATTGAAAAAAGTCAAGAGGTGGATTTAGTTGAGGCAAATGTTCGTTTTACTCGTGCTAATATTCCTAATCAAGATACTTTATTAGCGGTTGTTTATGTTCAACCTCATACTAATCTTGTTCAGTCTAAAGAACAATTACAGACTGAGCTAACTCAAAAAATTCAAAATCAGTTACAACAACAGTTTAAGGCTACTCCTCTAGTCAATTTGACTATTTTAGAACCTCCTGTATCTCAACCCTAA
- a CDS encoding general stress protein: MERPPLNANPQTGGIHQRAVGVFQKSEDLENAIRGLKDAGFNMDNVSLIARNPKEVEKAQDMTGNEAKEGAAAGATAGTVLGGVGGLLVGLGVLLVPGAGPFLAAGTLATTLAGAGIGAAAGGIVGGLVGLGIPEERAQAYSDRIEAGDYLIMISGTQDQIRQATEILRNYSIQDFEIYRESNSNLL, translated from the coding sequence ATGGAAAGACCACCACTGAATGCTAATCCCCAAACAGGAGGTATTCATCAACGCGCTGTAGGTGTGTTCCAAAAATCTGAAGATCTTGAAAATGCGATTCGCGGCCTTAAAGATGCTGGTTTTAACATGGACAATGTATCTTTAATCGCCCGTAACCCTAAAGAAGTTGAAAAAGCCCAAGACATGACAGGCAATGAAGCCAAAGAAGGTGCAGCCGCAGGAGCAACAGCAGGGACAGTTCTCGGCGGTGTTGGTGGCTTATTGGTTGGTTTAGGAGTATTATTAGTACCTGGTGCCGGTCCATTTTTAGCCGCAGGTACTTTAGCAACAACTCTAGCAGGAGCGGGAATTGGTGCTGCTGCTGGCGGGATTGTTGGTGGTTTGGTTGGTTTAGGGATTCCTGAAGAACGCGCCCAAGCTTATAGTGATCGCATTGAAGCGGGTGATTATTTAATCATGATCAGTGGAACTCAAGATCAAATCCGACAGGCAACAGAAATTTTAAGGAATTATTCGATTCAAGACTTTGAAATTTATAGAGAGTCTAATTCTAACCTGTTGTAA
- a CDS encoding DMT family transporter codes for MTNFILLTLLVFTQVIGDILLGFAMKKIGKVDLSNVSAFWSLITYVVTSPWIWLGIFSLIISLVLYYVAVSRLDLSFVLPILASNYIFNALLAWLILGEHISSLRWIATLIITLGVFIVTINKSHEMRKTFFSALKKYLQSGLNFLIFALLPFGLFRFKIWVFILIIVLGDGFGYLFNAKGMKQIGKVQLGSLSHMLELGKKFITNHWIILGITGQTISFFSFIYALSLADISLIRPATALTYVISLVGARFMLKEKIGFSRLVGLIIVGIGIFLIDLNK; via the coding sequence ATGACGAATTTTATTTTATTAACCTTGCTAGTTTTTACTCAGGTAATAGGTGATATTTTGCTAGGTTTTGCAATGAAAAAAATAGGAAAAGTAGATTTATCGAATGTATCGGCATTTTGGTCTTTAATAACTTATGTAGTGACTAGCCCTTGGATTTGGCTAGGGATATTTTCTCTTATTATCTCTTTAGTCCTGTATTATGTGGCCGTTTCCCGGCTGGATTTGAGTTTTGTCTTACCCATACTTGCCTCTAATTATATTTTTAATGCTTTATTGGCTTGGTTAATTTTAGGAGAACATATTTCTTCCCTGCGTTGGATTGCCACCTTAATCATTACATTAGGAGTATTTATTGTTACTATTAATAAAAGCCATGAAATGAGAAAAACTTTTTTTTCTGCCCTTAAAAAATACTTGCAATCAGGGCTGAATTTTTTAATTTTTGCCCTACTACCTTTCGGTTTGTTTCGATTTAAAATTTGGGTATTTATATTGATTATTGTTTTGGGGGATGGTTTTGGATATTTGTTTAATGCTAAGGGAATGAAGCAGATCGGTAAAGTTCAGTTAGGGTCTCTATCTCATATGTTAGAACTCGGAAAAAAATTTATTACTAATCATTGGATTATATTAGGAATTACTGGGCAAACGATATCCTTTTTCAGTTTTATATATGCTTTAAGTTTGGCTGATATTAGTTTGATCAGACCCGCTACTGCCCTGACTTATGTTATTAGTTTAGTAGGGGCGCGTTTTATGTTAAAAGAAAAAATTGGATTCAGTCGTTTAGTTGGCTTGATTATTGTTGGTATTGGTATATTTTTAATAGATTTAAATAAATAA
- a CDS encoding cupin domain-containing protein yields MSDQILEQQSNQVKSTQDQPILDYWHVWTDEQGISHQSRRQIQNFKLKSIADSASPQWIAQFKQKGATVVFSVLPVGWTGIWHENPKPQWIIPLSGRWFVETMDGQRVEMGAGDISFGADQNTKEDSQGRKGHLSGTIGNEPAVLVMIQFDETPPME; encoded by the coding sequence ATGAGCGATCAAATACTAGAACAGCAATCTAATCAAGTTAAGTCTACTCAAGACCAACCTATTCTTGATTATTGGCACGTCTGGACGGATGAACAAGGAATCAGTCATCAATCTCGTCGTCAAATTCAGAACTTCAAACTAAAAAGTATCGCGGACTCTGCCTCACCTCAGTGGATCGCACAGTTCAAACAGAAGGGAGCTACTGTCGTTTTTAGTGTGCTGCCTGTAGGCTGGACGGGAATTTGGCATGAAAATCCCAAGCCTCAGTGGATTATTCCTCTGTCTGGACGGTGGTTTGTGGAGACAATGGATGGACAACGAGTGGAAATGGGTGCCGGTGACATTTCCTTTGGGGCTGATCAAAATACCAAGGAAGACTCTCAGGGACGTAAAGGACATCTTTCAGGAACTATAGGCAATGAACCCGCCGTTTTAGTTATGATACAGTTTGATGAAACTCCGCCAATGGAATAA